One Branchiostoma lanceolatum isolate klBraLanc5 chromosome 18, klBraLanc5.hap2, whole genome shotgun sequence DNA window includes the following coding sequences:
- the LOC136424399 gene encoding zinc finger protein 420-like, whose amino-acid sequence MATSNVRGLDNTKRKVREDSSAGSKAKEKPYRCEECSKQMSTLSHLKTHMRTHTGEKPYRCEECSRQFSQAGHLKVHMRTHTGEKPYRCEVCSSQFNQAGQLKRHMKTHSREKPYSCEECSKQFSRLSDMKKHLQTHTGEKPYTCGECGKQTSTLSHLKTHMRTHTGEKPYRCEECSSQFSQPGHLKRHMKTHSREKPYSCEECSKQFSRLDALQSHMRIHTGEKPYACEECGRQFSTLSNMKTHMRTHTGEKPYTCGECGKQMSKLGHLKTHMRTHTGEKPYRCEECSRQFSDLSHLKTHMRTHTGEKPYRCEECSRQFSELFALKKHMLTHTGEKPYRCEECSRQFRELGHLKAHKRTHTGEKPYRCEECSRQFSELDALKKHMRTHTGEKPYMCQECNKQFRTLSHIKIHMRTHTGEKPYRCEECNSQFSLLHKLKSHMRTHTGEKPYRCEECSRQFRTHSILKNHMRVHTGEKPYRCKECSRQFSQLGTLKKHMRTHAGEKPYRCEECSRCFSTQSILKNHMRTHTGEKPYGCKECSRQFSQAGNLKAHMRTHAVDKP is encoded by the coding sequence ATGGCGACAAGTAACGTTCGGGGTTTGGACAATACCAAGAGGAAGGTGAGAGAGGATTCTTCTGCGGGGTCTAAAGCAaaggagaaaccctacaggtgtgaggaatgcagcaaacAGATGAGCACGTTGAGTCATCTAAAGactcacatgcgtactcacacaggtgagaaaccctacaggtgtgaggagtgcagcaggcagttcagtcaggcAGGTCATCTGAAGgttcacatgcggactcacacaggtgaaaaaccctacaggtgtgaggtgTGCAGCAGTCAATTTAATCAAGCAGGTCAATTGAAGAGACACATGAAGACTCACTCtagggagaaaccctacagttgtgaggagtgcagcaagcagttcagtcggcTAAGTGACATGAAGAAGCATTTGCagactcacacgggtgagaaaccctatactTGTGGAGAGTGCGGCAAACAGACGAGTACGCTGAGTCATCTTAAGactcacatgcgtactcacacaggtgagaaaccatacaggtgtgaggagtgcagcagtcaATTCAGTCAGCCAGGTCATTTGAAGAGACACATGAAGACTCACTCtagggagaaaccctacagttgtgaggagtgcagcaagcagttcagtcggcTGGATGCTCTTCAGTCTCACATGCGGATtcatacaggggagaaaccttacgcgtgtgaggagtgtggcaggCAGTTCAGCACACTGAGTAACATGAAGACGCATATGCGtactcacacgggtgagaaaccctatactTGTGGGGAATGCGGCAAACAGATGAGTAAGTTGGGTCATCTAAAGactcacatgcgtactcacacaggggagaaaccctacaggtgtgaggagtgcagcaggcagttcagcgATCTGTCTCATCTAAAAactcacatgcgtactcacacaggagagaaaccctacaggtgtgaggagtgcagtaggcagttcagtgagctgttTGCATTGAAGAAGCACATGctcactcacacaggggagaaaccctacaggtgtgaggagtgtagcaggcagttcagaGAGCTGGGTCATCTAAAAGCTCACAAgcgtactcacacaggagagaaaccctacaggtgtgaggagtgcagcaggcagttcagtgagctggatGCATTGAAGaagcacatgcgtactcacacgggggagaaaccatacatgtgtCAGGAGTGTAACAAGCAGTTCAGGACACTGAGTCACATAAAGattcacatgcgaactcacactggggaaaaaccctacagatgtgaggagtgcaacagtCAGTTCAGTCTGCTGCACAAGCTGAAGAgtcacatgcgaactcacacaggggagaaaccgtacaggtgtgaggagtgcagcaggcagttcagaaCACATAGTATTCTGAAGAATCACATGCGTgttcacacaggggagaaaccatacaggtgtaaggagtgcagcaggcagttcagccAGCTGGGtactctgaagaaacacatgagAACGCACgctggggaaaaaccctacaggtgtgaggagtgcagcaggtgTTTCAGTACACAGAGTATTCTTAAGAaccacatgcgtactcacacaggggagaaaccataCGGGTgtaaggagtgcagcaggcagttcagtcaggcGGGTAATTTAAAGGCTCACATGCGAACTCACGCTGTGGACAAACCATag
- the LOC136424612 gene encoding angiopoietin-1 receptor-like has translation MTKNDAVADVTLVNERPLVDTSEAQTFLKCVTNTVDTVKFTAEGSWVIPDSAMTSTIGPEEWPGGMLTFTPEGGAARTGVFTCGGTDSSGQTFSVSTAKTLSSAVFFSTQFTVTASIGDSVKLHMALSGSEAGRSQVNIRWQHDGSLIVIKLNRGNVAERIEIAETFDNVVAEDAGIYECFTSESTRREGNQGIVRLIVRGCPTNKWGQNCEEDCPACYNGGQCDHNTGECACAPGFMGNNCEIE, from the exons ATGACGAAAAACG aTGCAGTAGCTGACGTCACCCTTGTGAACGAGCGCCCCCTTGTGGACACATCAGAAGCGCAGACGTTCCTGAAATGCGTGACAAACACCGTGGACACTGTCAAGTTCACGGCTGAAGGATCATGGGTAATTCCGGATTCAGCGATGACAAGTACTATAG GTCCAGAGGAGTGGCCAGGCGGCATGTTGACCTTCACACCTGAGGGAGGGGCGGccaggacaggtgtgttcacctgtgGCGGAACAGACAGCAGTGGACAGACGTTCTCAGTCTCAACCGCCAAGACGTTATCCTCAG CGGTGTTTTTCTCGACGCAGTTCACAGTGACGGCCAGCATCGGAGATTCGGTAAAATTACACATGGCGCTGTCGGGGTCAGAGGCCGGGAGGTCACAGGTCAACATCCGCTGGCAACATGACGGCAGCCTCATCGTCATCAAACTCAACAGGGGGAATGTAGCTGAACGT ATTGAGATTGCGGAGACATTTGACAACGTGGTTGCAGAAGACGCGGGCATCTATGAGTGTTTCACTTCCGAGTCGACTCGGAGGGAGGGGAACCAGGGGATCGTCCGTCTCATCGTGAGAG GATGTCCTACGAACAAGTGGGGTCAGAATTGTGAGGAGGACTGTCCGGCCTGCTACAACGGAGGCCAGTGTGACCACAACACCGGGGAGTGCGCATGCGCACCGGGGTTCATGGGAAATAACTGTGAGATAG AGTAA
- the LOC136424230 gene encoding uncharacterized protein yields MLLRLVLLTIVLACSVQSAPRQPYYYGQASSRQGYGGPNSLEEPTIPKEIKPNFFDRAVFRQPLSDRMVEPGRSTTFICKVRDMAGNSLVWEKDGRVLFVDNYRVTWSGKLHAAKRRGEYLLRVFHVSKEEEGNYTCVVNSDPPQRSTGQLKVDGFLCPRRRSGMFPDPKDCSRYYVCQDGRVKAERGYCPDGLVFDAGRKLCDKPAIVPRPCGLSYHGEKPGPKSGWYL; encoded by the exons ATGCTTCTCAGGCTTGTCCTTCTGACGATTGTCCTCGCCTGCTCCGTGCAAAGCGCACCCCGGCAGCCGTACTATTATGGCCAG GCTAGTTCAAGACAAGGGTACGGCGGTCCGAATAGCCTGGAGGAGCCCACAATACCGAAGGAAATAA AGCCAAACTTCTTCGACCGTGCTGTATTCCGCCAACCCCTGTCCGACAGAATGGTTGAGCCCGGGCGCAGTACCACCTTCATCTGCAAGGTGCGCGACATGGCCGGGAACTCGCTGGTCTGGGAGAAGGACGGACGCGTGCTGTTTGTGGATAACTACAG GGTGACGTGGAGCGGCAAGCTGCACGCCGCCAAGCGGCGCGGGGAGTATCTGCTGCGGGTCTTCCACGTCAGCAAGGAGGAGGAGGGCAACTACACATGCGTGGTCAACAGCGACCCCCCGCAAAGGTCCACAGGGCAACTGAAAGTTGACG GATTCCTGTGCCCCCGCCGGCGAAGTGGAATGTTCCCCGACCCGAAGGACTGTTCGCGGTACTACGTGTGCCAGGACGGCCGGGTGAAGGCCGAGCGGGGCTACTGTCCGGACGGGCTGGTCTTCGACGCGGGCAGGAAGCTTTGCGACAAACCCGCCATCGTTCCACGGCCGTGTGGG CTTAGTTACCATGGAGAAAAACCCGGGCCCAAATCAGGATGGTACCTGTGA